CTCATCCCGATCATGTGGTAATAGAGATCGAAGATAATGGGCCAGGGATGCCAGCTCATATTAAGCAACGGATTTTTGAACCATTTTTCACGACAAAGCCAGTTGGAAAGGGTACGGGTTTGGGCCTTTCCATAGTTTATTCTATAATTGAAAATCACAAAGGAACTCTGGAAGTAGAAACGGAAGAGGGACGGGGTACAACTTTTATCATTTCGCTTCCTTTACATCAAAACGCCCCTAAGTATGACTGATTTTAAAATTCATGTCCTCTACATAGATGATGAGGATAATAACCTCAAATCTTTTAAAGCAACCTTACGGAAAGATTTTAAAATTTTTACAGCAATTGATGCTGAGGAGGGATTGCGAATAGCTCAGGAGGAAGAAATTCATGTTGTGATCGCCGATCAACGAATGCCTGGTATGACAGGTACTGAGTTTTTTGAAAAAATGGTCGAAATCAATCCTGATCCCATACGTATTCTTTTGACAGGATATTCTGACATCGCAAGTGTCATCGACGCCATCAACAAGGGGGAAGTTTATCGATTTATTGATAAGCCTTGGAATATTGAACAGATCAAAAATTCCATCAAAAATGCTGCGGATATCTTCTTTATGAGAAGGGAGCTTAAAGAGAAAAATCAAAAACTCCAGAAGCTTCACTCAGAGATGAATCAATTTGTGTATAGTCTCTCCCATGAATTAAGAGGCCCTTTAATGAGTATTTCCGGGGTTTCCAAGCTTGCTAAAATGGAAGTTTCGGATCCAAGTGTGATAGAGTTTTTTGAAATGATCGACACTGCGACAGGCAAGTTGGACGATTTTATTTATAAAATGTTAGACTTCTATCGCTCTACCAAGATTGATCATAAGGTTTCTGAAATCAACTTCAAAGAAATCCTAGATCAACAAATGGCGGCGTATAAGGAAAAATTTAATTTATCCGATTTCAAAATTGAAGTTGAGGTTAGGCAGGAGAATTTTTTCTTTTCAGATGATGCTAAAATCCGCGTGATTTTAAATAACCTGTTCAGCAATGCCGTTCAATTCCAAAAAAATCAACCTACTGAAAAACGAATTAGCCTTACTGTGAACGTGACTGATGATCAAGCAGTCATGGTGATTGAAGACAATGGGATTGGGATTGATGAAAAGCATCAAAACGAGGTATTTAACCTATTTGCCAGAGCCACACAAAAAAATGTGGGCACAGGTCTAGGGCTTTACATGGTCAAAGAAGCTGTAGAACAAATGGGAGGCAAAATCCATCTCGAATCCCGATTGCATGAAGGAACCACCATCTCGGTGATTTTACCTAGCATGAATAATAATGGCTGATTTGTTCGGCTGAAGTCAGCCTGGGAGTGTATCTTTGTGACTGGTATTTTTATCCATAATAATTAGTACTATGATCAATCCTTGGCATGATGTCAACATCGGGAAAGACGCTCCCGAGTATGTGATGGGGGTAATTGAGATCCCCAAAGGAAGTAAAGGAAAATACGAATTGGACAAGAAAACAGGCATGCTTTTGCTAGATCGCGTGCTATTTTCTGCAGTTCACTATCCTGCAAATTACGGATTCATTCCACAAACATTTTGTGAAGACCACGATCCGCTGGATATCTTGATCATTTCTCAGATTGATATTCCTTCCATGACTTTGGTAAATGCCAAAGTGATCGGAGTGATGAGAATGATCGATGGCGGGGAGGCAGATGATAAGATTATTGCCGTGGCTGCTGGAGATCAATCTGTGAATTACATCAATGATATCGATGAGTTACCTCCTCACTTGATGAAAGAAGTTCACCGCTTTTTTGAAGATTACAAAAAGCTGGAGAACAAAGAGGTAATCGTGGAGGACTTCCTAGGAAAAGAGGAAGCCTGGAAAATTATCAATGAAAGTATCGAGATGTATGATCGGAATTTCCGAACAAAACGATAAACCGAAGGCCTGAGAAATCAGGCCTTTTTTGTTTTTAGCTGCTGCTTGGCAGCTTTCTTCTTGAGATAAGTGACAAATTCGGTGTAAGCCTCATGCTCATGGTTAGAAATTGCAATGGATTGCTGATCCTGAAAAGCAATGGTGACTTGCCGAAATTCCCTCTTATTGGCGATGACTGTTTCTTCTTCCCAAGCTAAAATTTCTGAAACCGGATAGGCCTTGGTGCTACCTCTTAATGGAAGTTTGATTACAATGTGATCCTTTCCAGCTGAAATAAACCGCCATCCTGCCATCATTTTGACCAAAAGCATTAGCAGAACCAAAGTGATTAAGGTGCAGGCGATCAAATAGAACCAAAGTCCAAAACTTCCTTTGTAGGCAAAATCACGCAGAATTAAAATTAATCCGGTCAGTAAAACCAAAAGTACAAGGCTTAAAGAAATGTAGGTGGAGAGTTTGGGCTTAATGACGACCATGCGTTTTTTGAAGTTCGGTGAGTTTTTCTCGGGCAAAAGTCCTCAAATCCTCGAAAAAAGCGAAGAAAATCACTTCAAATTCCTGTTCTTTTTCCTTTAACACGGCTGTCGCTTCGTTCATCTTGGAGTCGAATTTTGACCTTCGGGTCAATCCGTTGAGTGCTCGTTGAATTCCCTCATGACTTCCATAGGCTACTAGCCAGTTTTGGTTTTTCATCCAATTCAACATCTGATTGAAATCCTCTGGAAGCTGATCATGGTATTGTTCCATCAGATCATAGGTTTTGATTGCGAAATTTTCCAGAGGTTGATTGGAATACGTGGACCAGTTTTTTGCAAGGAAATAATCAAAGAAAATATCACTTATTACAGTAGAATAATGCCGGAATTTCGGTCTCAGATAGCTTTGTCCTGCTTTTACCAAGGGATGAGTATCGGTGAAAGTGTCGATTTCTCGATGAAGCATAATCCCCATCTGGATTCCTTCCTCGTACAAATGCAAATCCCTTCCCTTAATGAAATCTGCCGCAAAATTTCCAACAAGAATTTTCTCTTGATCAAAGGATAAATAAGCATGTGCAAGAAAATTCATGATTTATAGCGAAAGCGAAAACCGCGGGACTTTTATGTAGTTTGTACCCTAAATTACCGATTGATGCCGAATTACCTCGAAGAATTAAAGTTGGGCTTAAAACTTCTCAAATTGGAGTGGCAAGAAGACCTAGCTCAGTACAAAAAGAAATTCTTAAATACGACCGTTGCTGACAAGAAGAAGGAGGGCATTACTTGGCATCCTATTTTGCTCAAGAAGACCAAAATTGGGATGGGGGAGCGATTGATTGTGGAGGTGGAGCGGACCGATACTCAGTACCCTTCAGCATTTTCTTCAGGTAAATCCGTTTCTTTTTTTTCTACTCAAGAAGGATTCCATGGTTCGGAATTTCGAGTAAATGGAGTGGTCAATCAGGCGAAAAGAGATTCCCTAATCGTCACCCTTCAGGCAGATGAAGTTCCGGATTGGATGGACTCAGGCAGGTTGGGAGTAGACTTACTCTTCGACGAGGCAAGTTATCGAGAAATGGAAGCGGCTCTTAAAAAGGTGATTTCTTCCGAGGTTCCCCGGCTAACCGAGCTTCGAGAAATAGCTTATGGAGAAAAAAGTCCAAAATTTAAAGATATCAACCAGGTTCAACTGGAGGGGTTGAATTTTTCCCAAAATCTAGCCTGTCAAAAAATAGAGTCCGCCCAAGATTTTGCGATTGTACATGGACCTCCTGGAACTGGAAAAACGACTACTTTGATTGCGGCCATTCAGCAGGCTGTCGCTCTAAATCAGCGAATATTGGTGACAGCACCTAGTAATGCAGCTGTGGATTTACTTGTAGAAAAGTTAGTCGATCGAGGAATTCAAACCCTTCGATTGGGGCACCCTGCTCGGGTGGAGGAGAAAATTCTCAATCAAACCTTGGATGCCAAAATTGCTTTTCACGACAGCTATCGAGATCTAAAAAAACTCAGAAAGGAAACCGAATCTTACCTTCGCTTGGCCAAGCAATACAAGCGTAACTTTGGTCCAGAGGAGCGTGCACAGCGGAAACTGATGTATCAGGAAGTGTCCCGAATTCGTGAGGCCGCTGAGCATTTGGAGGATTATATTCGAACAGATATTTATCAGCGAACTCAGGTTTTTGCCAGCACCTTGGTTGGATCCTCCTCCCATCATTTGAAAGGGATAGTATTCGATGTCGTTTTTATCGATGAAGCTGCCCAAGGATTGGAGGCAGCTACTTGGATTCCTATCTTGAAGGCCAAAAAAGTGGTGTTTGCTGGGGATCATTGCCAGTTGCCTCCGACTATCAAATCCTATGATGCGGCAAAACAGGGCTTATCTACTACACTTTTTGAAAAAATAATTCGGCGACAGCCTCAAACAGCGCAAATGCTACAGGTTCAATACCGAATGCCAGAGGCCATCATGGGCTTTTCCAATCAGCACTTTTACGATGGGAAATTGGAAGCTGCTCCAAATACGCAGTTTCATGCATTCAGTCCGGAAGAAGCCGTATTAGAATGGATCGATACAGCAGGGTCAGGATATACCGATCAGCAGGAGGCCGAAAGTTTGAGCACATTTAATCCTGAGGAAGCTCGATTTGCATGCACCTATCTCAATGATACTGTTAAACGGATTGGGTTTGGTTTGTTCAAGGAAAAAGGCTGGTCTATTGGCTTAATTGCTCCGTATTCTGCCCAGGTCAGAAGGCTACGTCATTTGATTTTTGAAACCTATGAATTCCCCAATCTGAAAGCATTTGCGGATTTGATAACCATCGATACTGTGGATGGATTTCAAGGACAAGAGCGAGACTTGATGTTGATCTCCTTGACGAGATCCAATGAGAAGGGAGAAATCGGGTTTTTGGCCGATGAGCGAAGAATGAATGTGGCAATCACCCGTGCCAAACGTAAGTTGATCCTAATCGGAGATAGCAGTACACTGGCTCAGAATCCTTTTTTTGATGAATTGATTCGATATGTGGAGACCTCGGGATCCTATCGAAGTGTCTGGGAGTTTTTGTAGAAGGCAGGGGAAATGGATTCCATGCATCAAGAGGCAGGTAACCGATTGATGGATTCATTGCTTTCATTGCTCTTGTAATTATTACTAGCGAGTGAAAGCTAAACCCAACAACTCGCCTTTTTGGGTGTAGGGTAGATTCAATTCCAAAATTCATTGGATTTAAAATCCTTACTCCGTGATTTTTCCAAAATCTTCTTCATGGATTAGTTTCAGCCATTTTCCCATTTTCTTTTGAATCACCTTAAAATGATGGAGCTCTTCCGGGGTGATAAGTGAAACTGCTTCTCCCTCCATGCCTGCTCTACCGGTACGTCCGATTCGGTGAATATAGTCCTTGGGAGATCGAGGAAGCTCGTAATTGATCACCAAAGGAAGAGCCTGAATGTCAATTCCCCTTGCAGCCAAGTCAGTGGCTACTAATACCCGGATTTTCCCGGATTTAAATTTGGCTAAGGCTTCCATTCTTGCCCCTTGACTTTTATCTCCATGAAAAGCAACTGCAGGGATGCCGTTTTTACTGAGCTTGCCGACTACATTGTCAGCGGTGCGGATTGAGGATGTGAAAATCAAAATTTGCTTCCAATCTCCCGATTGAATGAATTGCCGGAGGAAGGGTCCTTTTGTTTCGGGACTGACTCGATAGGCGCTTTGTTTGATCAAGTCTGGAGTAAAATCTTCTGCCGCTACTTGGATTTTAACCGGTTCACGGAGCAATTTTTGGATCAGTTCTTCCACCTCTTGATCCATGGTTGCAGAAAATAAAACGGTCTGTTTTTTCTTAGGTACTTGAGCTAAAATCCGATCCATTTCCTCTCGGAAGCCCATTTGTAGCACTTTATCAGCTTCATCAATGACCAGCATTTTAATCCGATCAATACTCACCGCATTTCGCTCGATCAAATCAAGTAATCGGCCTGGAGTAGCTATCAAGATTTCTGTGCCTCCAAGTTTGATCATTTGGGGATTGATAGAAACACCCCCAAATACAGCTAAAGATTTGATCCTACGGGGTAAAAATCGGCTGAAGTTTTCGGCGACTTCTCCCACTTGCACCGCCAATTCCCGAGTTGGAACCATAACCAACACTTGGATGGCTCGATCATTAGGGGCTTCTTTCGCAAGTAATTGTTGAAGAATAGGAAGGATGTATGCGGCAGTTTTTCCCGAACCTGTGGGTGCTAATCCCAAGACATCTTTCCCTTTTAAAAGTAGAGGAATTGCTTCCACTTGAATCGGATAGGGTTGGGTGTATTCGGCACGTTGGATGGAACTAATCAGTTCCGGATTCAGACCTAGATCGGCAAAACTCATGGGGTTGATTTTTTACAAAGGTAGGGATGTCTGGTAAAAGCTAATGCTAGCGTCCTAAAGTCACGGTGATTGACCGAATTTGATCTGAATTTTCACCTTCTGTCAAATGATCTTGTAATTCAAGTCAAATAAAAGCAAATTGGAAAGTGCCTATTGAGGCTGTTCTTCAAGGGGTTCCAAATTCATTCAACCGATGAATTTTTTTCTTATTCAAGATGATAAAGGTCATTTTGAAAGAAAAAAGAACTTGAATTCAGCTTTCGCTTTAAACCCAAAATTTCCGATTACTATGTGCCGAAGTGCGTTGTGGATTTGTGTTGCTAGTTTGTTGCTTATTTGTTCTTGCCAAAATCCGGGACCCTTACCGGAAACCCCGGATAGTCCTGCTCGAACCCCGGAGGAGGAAGCCTTGACCTTTCAGATCGAAGATGGATTTGAGGTGCAGTTGGTTGCCTCGGAACCGCTCGTGGAGGCACCTGTTCACATTCAGTTTGATGAGGATGGCAGACTTTGGGTACTGGAAATGCGGGGCTACATGAATGATATGGAGGGTTCCGAAGAAAATCTACCCGTCGGCTCAGTGGCTATTCTTGAAGATACCGATGGAGATGGGGAAATGGACCGACGGACGGTCTATTTGGATTCGCTTTTTATGCCTCGCTCCTTGGGTTTATATAAAAATGGAGCCTTGGTGGCAGAAAATCATGCACTTTGGTGGACAGAAGATACCGATGGGGATTGGAAGGCTGATCTAAAGGTGCTGGTAGATTCTACATATTCGGCAAATGGCCTTCCGGAGCATTCGGATAATGGCTTTGTTCGAAATGCAGACAATTGGTATTACAGCGCTAAATCACGCCTTCGATACAAGCGTATGGGGGACAACTGGATTCGAGATTCAACCGAGTTTAGAGGTCAATGGGGCATCACCCAAGATGACGAAGGCAGGCTGATTTACAATTACAATTGGTCCCAACTCCATGGGGATTTGGTGCCTGCCAACTATCTGTCTCGAAATCCCAACCATCAACCCACTTCCGGAATCGATCATGGATACACGATCGATAGACGTGTTTATCCGATTCGCTCCAATTTAGCGGTCAACCGAGGGTATATCCCCGGTACGTTGGATTCCGCTAATCGTCTTCTGGAATTTACGTCTGCCTGTTCTCCGATAATCAATCGAAGCCATCTTTTCCCTGAAGAATATTATGGAAATGTTTTTGTCTTAGAAAATGCCGGAAACCTCGTAAAGCGAAACGTTGTGAAGCAAAATGGGATTTTGGTGGAGGCATTTGATCCCAATCCCGGAAGAGAATTCATGGCGTCCACGGATGAGCGATTTCGTCCGACTCACGGGACTTTTGGGCCTGATGGGGGATTTTATTTAGTGGATATGTATCAGGGGATCGTTCAGCATGGGGCTTACATGACGGACTACCTTAGAGAAAAAATACTTGAGCGTAAGCTAGATTCACCCGGGCATATGGGACGGATATGGCGAATAGTTCCGAAAGGAGCCAAGTTGCAAGGGGCTCCAAAGCTTTCTCAGGCCAGTACAGGAGAATTGGTAGCTTACCTTTCGCATCCTGATGGCTGGTATCGGGATATGGCACAGCGTTTATTGGTTGATAAATTAGAACCAACCGCCATTCCTCTTTTGGAAAATATGCTCAAATCCCAAGGTCAGGAGTTGGCAAAGTTTCATGCACTTTGGACTTTAGAAGGGATGGGAGAGTTAAGCCCGGAAATTTTATTGGAGGCTTTAAATGACCCAAGTGATTTAGTGAAAGTCACTGCCCTGAGGCAATTGGAAACATTTGCGCTCGCGGAATCGGAGATTCAAGTACAAGTTGGGGAGCGGGCAAGTCAACTCGCTGAAAACGCATCTGAAAAATTAGCCCTTCAATTGGCCCTAAGTGCTTATTCATTCCCAAGTGCCTCCAGCAATTTAATCCTTCAATCCATCCTGCAAAAATACGGGCACTTAGCACTCATTCGGGATGCTGTGATGAGTAGTTTGGCAAATCGAGAATGGGAGTTTTTGCAATCCTTGATCGATCATCCCAATTGGCAGGATCAGAATTCTGATCGGGAAATTGTTCTTGAAATGCTAGCAGGAGCAATCTTGAAAAAAGGTGATTCAAACCAAATATTAGCACTTTTTGAGGTTTTAAATTCAACCCCAGGAACTTGGAAAAAGGAGGTCATCCTCAATGGTCTTGCGATTAAAGCTGGAGAATTGGAAGAAGCCGGCGCTATTCGATTGGCAGAAAAACCTAAGTTTTTGGATCAGGACCTCCCCCTTGATCCCAGCAGAAAGCAATTTCTTTTGCGGGCCTTTTCCTGGCCAGGATTTAAGCCTTCAGCGGCAAGTCATGGCGAATCAATTTTGGATGAAAAGGGGATGAAGCTTTTTGCCGAAGGCCGGCAGAAATACCTGACTTCTTGCTCGGGCTGCCACGGAAATAACGGAAAAGGAGCTTCCCGAATG
Above is a window of Algoriphagus sanaruensis DNA encoding:
- a CDS encoding hybrid sensor histidine kinase/response regulator, with translation MTDFKIHVLYIDDEDNNLKSFKATLRKDFKIFTAIDAEEGLRIAQEEEIHVVIADQRMPGMTGTEFFEKMVEINPDPIRILLTGYSDIASVIDAINKGEVYRFIDKPWNIEQIKNSIKNAADIFFMRRELKEKNQKLQKLHSEMNQFVYSLSHELRGPLMSISGVSKLAKMEVSDPSVIEFFEMIDTATGKLDDFIYKMLDFYRSTKIDHKVSEINFKEILDQQMAAYKEKFNLSDFKIEVEVRQENFFFSDDAKIRVILNNLFSNAVQFQKNQPTEKRISLTVNVTDDQAVMVIEDNGIGIDEKHQNEVFNLFARATQKNVGTGLGLYMVKEAVEQMGGKIHLESRLHEGTTISVILPSMNNNG
- a CDS encoding inorganic diphosphatase produces the protein MINPWHDVNIGKDAPEYVMGVIEIPKGSKGKYELDKKTGMLLLDRVLFSAVHYPANYGFIPQTFCEDHDPLDILIISQIDIPSMTLVNAKVIGVMRMIDGGEADDKIIAVAAGDQSVNYINDIDELPPHLMKEVHRFFEDYKKLENKEVIVEDFLGKEEAWKIINESIEMYDRNFRTKR
- a CDS encoding ACP phosphodiesterase, yielding MNFLAHAYLSFDQEKILVGNFAADFIKGRDLHLYEEGIQMGIMLHREIDTFTDTHPLVKAGQSYLRPKFRHYSTVISDIFFDYFLAKNWSTYSNQPLENFAIKTYDLMEQYHDQLPEDFNQMLNWMKNQNWLVAYGSHEGIQRALNGLTRRSKFDSKMNEATAVLKEKEQEFEVIFFAFFEDLRTFAREKLTELQKTHGRH
- a CDS encoding AAA domain-containing protein, translated to MPNYLEELKLGLKLLKLEWQEDLAQYKKKFLNTTVADKKKEGITWHPILLKKTKIGMGERLIVEVERTDTQYPSAFSSGKSVSFFSTQEGFHGSEFRVNGVVNQAKRDSLIVTLQADEVPDWMDSGRLGVDLLFDEASYREMEAALKKVISSEVPRLTELREIAYGEKSPKFKDINQVQLEGLNFSQNLACQKIESAQDFAIVHGPPGTGKTTTLIAAIQQAVALNQRILVTAPSNAAVDLLVEKLVDRGIQTLRLGHPARVEEKILNQTLDAKIAFHDSYRDLKKLRKETESYLRLAKQYKRNFGPEERAQRKLMYQEVSRIREAAEHLEDYIRTDIYQRTQVFASTLVGSSSHHLKGIVFDVVFIDEAAQGLEAATWIPILKAKKVVFAGDHCQLPPTIKSYDAAKQGLSTTLFEKIIRRQPQTAQMLQVQYRMPEAIMGFSNQHFYDGKLEAAPNTQFHAFSPEEAVLEWIDTAGSGYTDQQEAESLSTFNPEEARFACTYLNDTVKRIGFGLFKEKGWSIGLIAPYSAQVRRLRHLIFETYEFPNLKAFADLITIDTVDGFQGQERDLMLISLTRSNEKGEIGFLADERRMNVAITRAKRKLILIGDSSTLAQNPFFDELIRYVETSGSYRSVWEFL
- a CDS encoding DEAD/DEAH box helicase is translated as MSFADLGLNPELISSIQRAEYTQPYPIQVEAIPLLLKGKDVLGLAPTGSGKTAAYILPILQQLLAKEAPNDRAIQVLVMVPTRELAVQVGEVAENFSRFLPRRIKSLAVFGGVSINPQMIKLGGTEILIATPGRLLDLIERNAVSIDRIKMLVIDEADKVLQMGFREEMDRILAQVPKKKQTVLFSATMDQEVEELIQKLLREPVKIQVAAEDFTPDLIKQSAYRVSPETKGPFLRQFIQSGDWKQILIFTSSIRTADNVVGKLSKNGIPAVAFHGDKSQGARMEALAKFKSGKIRVLVATDLAARGIDIQALPLVINYELPRSPKDYIHRIGRTGRAGMEGEAVSLITPEELHHFKVIQKKMGKWLKLIHEEDFGKITE
- a CDS encoding DUF7133 domain-containing protein, which translates into the protein MCRSALWICVASLLLICSCQNPGPLPETPDSPARTPEEEALTFQIEDGFEVQLVASEPLVEAPVHIQFDEDGRLWVLEMRGYMNDMEGSEENLPVGSVAILEDTDGDGEMDRRTVYLDSLFMPRSLGLYKNGALVAENHALWWTEDTDGDWKADLKVLVDSTYSANGLPEHSDNGFVRNADNWYYSAKSRLRYKRMGDNWIRDSTEFRGQWGITQDDEGRLIYNYNWSQLHGDLVPANYLSRNPNHQPTSGIDHGYTIDRRVYPIRSNLAVNRGYIPGTLDSANRLLEFTSACSPIINRSHLFPEEYYGNVFVLENAGNLVKRNVVKQNGILVEAFDPNPGREFMASTDERFRPTHGTFGPDGGFYLVDMYQGIVQHGAYMTDYLREKILERKLDSPGHMGRIWRIVPKGAKLQGAPKLSQASTGELVAYLSHPDGWYRDMAQRLLVDKLEPTAIPLLENMLKSQGQELAKFHALWTLEGMGELSPEILLEALNDPSDLVKVTALRQLETFALAESEIQVQVGERASQLAENASEKLALQLALSAYSFPSASSNLILQSILQKYGHLALIRDAVMSSLANREWEFLQSLIDHPNWQDQNSDREIVLEMLAGAILKKGDSNQILALFEVLNSTPGTWKKEVILNGLAIKAGELEEAGAIRLAEKPKFLDQDLPLDPSRKQFLLRAFSWPGFKPSAASHGESILDEKGMKLFAEGRQKYLTSCSGCHGNNGKGASRMGPPLAGSEWVLGDEVRLSLILLHGIEGPIEVAGKKYDAPEILPVMPSHSTLDDGSIAAILTYIRNEWGNQAPTVTGRTVGSTRVLNQGRVYPWSAAELNAHIQKSASNPKP